In Roseibium algicola, the DNA window GCCGCGCTCACGCTCGATATCGTTGGAGTCCATCATCCGTTCTTCGGTGCGCTGGTTGTCGCGGAAGGCACCGGATTGCTTCAGAAGAACGTCGATGAGTGTGGTTTTGCCATGGTCAACGTGCGCGATAATGGCAATATTACGAAGGTTCATGAGTGGCTCCAAAAGACAGAACGGGCCCTTGGGGACCCGCAGCTTGTCTGGAAGTTGATTATGCTATGGATCGGCATCCGCGCCGAATTTGGCGCCTTTATACGTGGCGCGAGGGAATTGTGCAACGCAATGTCACATCTACGCATTGACAGTGCTTCCTGAAGCGCCGTATTCGTAAGGTAACCTTACTAAAATGGGGTGGCGATGGGAGTTCCAACTCCGAATGTCGGTGTCACCATGCTGGTCGTTGATCTGGCACGGTTGCTGCGGCGAAACTTCGAGGCGGAGTTATCCAAGGTCGACACTGGTCTGACTGCCGGAGAAGCGCGTACGCTGTTTTATGTCTGGCGACTTCCGGGTCAAAGGCAGGCTGTTCTGGCAGATGCGATGTATGTCGAGCCTATGACCTTGGTCGGGTACCTCGACACGCTCGAAAAGGCCGGATTGATCCGCCGCTGCCAGGACCCGAACGACCGCCGGGCCAAGATAATCGAGCTGACGCCGTCGGCCGATCCATTGCTTGAGAAAATTGGGACTGCCCTGCAAGAGGTGCGCTCCAGGGCGCTTGAGGACATTCCCGCCGACCAACGGCAGATACTGGAATCGCTTCTGCAGACCATGAAGGACAGCCTGCTGCAGGAGGTTTCCAAAGGGAAACAGAAATGACCGCCGACAGCTCAATCATGAGCGCAAGACGTACATCGCTTCTCGGGGCCGGGCTTGTCGCTATCGGCCCCATTTCGATGGCGCTTTATACCCCGGCCATGCCGGCCCTGGTCGAAGCCTTCGGGACCACCGATTCAGCGGTCAAGCTAACCCTGACGGCGTATTTCGCCGGTTTTGCCGTCACGCAGCTGGTTTGCGGCCCTTTGACGGACGCCTTTGGGCGCAAGCCGGTCACGATCGCCTTCCTGGTCCTCTATCTCGTCTCAAGCGTGCTGGCGACCTTCGCGCCGACTGTCGAGTTCATGGTCTTTGCCCGAGCCCTTCAAGGTGTGGGGGCCGCGGTCGGCATCGCGGTGTCGCGCGCCATCGTCCGCGACCAGTTTACCGGCCAGGCCTCTGCCAGGATCATGAATACGATCGCGATGATGCTGGCCCTTGGTCCGGCGATCTCGCCCACCATCGGCGGGATCGTGCTGGAACTGTTCGGCTGGCAGGAAGTGTTCTGGTGCATGGTGATCTACGGTGCGTTGCTGATGGTTGCGGTGCTCGTGTTTCAGGTTGAAACCAACCCGCAGCCCGGCAAGCATCACCTCAATCCGCGGCAACTTGCGATCAACTACGGCACCTTGCTGAAGGACCCGAGGTTTCTGGCGCCAAGTCTTCTCATCGGTTTCGGGCTTGGCAACCTTTATGCCCTGGCGACCGTCCTGCCTTTCATCCTGATCTATGAAGTCGGTCTCACGCCGTCCGCCTTCGGGCTGACCATGATCATCCAGTCGGGTTCCTTCATTTCGGGAACCATCCTGACCGGGCGTCTGCTTCGCTTCTTCGAAGCCCGCAAGCTGGTGCCCTACGGGCTTAGCCTCTGGGTCGTTGCGTCAACGCTGATGTGCTATGTCACGCTCACCCATGAACCGACGATCCTGACGGTCATGGGGCCGGTGGCGCTGTTCACCTTCGCGCTGGCGCTGGTTCTGCCGGCAAGCTTCACCGAATCCATGGCACCGTTCCCGCATATCGCCGGTTCGGCAAGTTCCATGCTCGGCTTTCTGCAGTTCGGCGGCGGCATTGTCGCCAGCCTCGCGATCGCCGCACTCGGAGAGCCGATCCTCGGTCTCGCTTTCATTCTGCCGGGTATGCCCATCGCCGGAATCATTCTGTTCCTGATCCTGCGCAGCCAGATCCGTCAGCCGGCGGCGGCGGAGTAGGCGCACATTATCCGCCTCTCCGTCGTCAGCCCGGCCAAGCGCAGCGCGAGCCGGGACCGGGGAGGCACAGCGCCGACTGATAAGTCTCCATCGGAAACACCTCGGCTCTCCGCTTCGCTGCGTCCGGGATGACGAAGGTAGGTTTTTTTAAAAACAAACGGGCCGGTTTCCCGGCCCGCTCTTTTTTCTGGAAACTCTGATCAGGCCTTGCGAACTGGGTCCAGCGTGACGGTGTGCAGTTCGACGTCGTCACGGTCCATCAGGCGGACGGTGAGCTGCTCGCTCTGGCCGTCGATGTCGACCAGGCCGAAGAACTGAAGTCCCATGGACGGGGGCAGGTTGGCCCCCTGTTCGGCGGTCGGGGCCTTGATGTACTTAAGCTCCGGGCCGAAGGTCATGTCGAGATCGTTCGGGCCGAAGGTGCCGGCATGGATCGGGCCGGAGACGAATTCCCAGAACGGTTTGAAGTCCTGGAACTGGGCCTTGTCCGGATTGTAGTAATGCGCGGCGGTGTAGTGCACATCGGCGGTCAGCCAGACGATGTTGTCGATGTCTGCCGTCTTGATGAAGCGCAGCAGATCGGCGAATTCCAGTTCTCGGCCCTTTGGTGCGCCGTGATCGCCGTTGGCAACCGCTTCGGCGCCAGCCTGGTCTTTCCAGTTGTCCCAGACGATCAGGCCGATAGGCATGTCGCAGGCGATGACCTTCCAGGTGGCGTTGGAATTCAGAAGTTCACGCTTCAGCCAGGCAAGCTGCTCGGCGCCGAGGATGCGCGAAGCCGGTGTCATGGTGTCTTCCATCGAGGCGCCGTTCGGCCCGCGATAGGAGCGCAGGTCCAGGAAAAATACGTCCAGCAGCGGACCATAGGCGATCTTGCGGTAGACGCGGCCCGGCTCGGCCGGGGTGTAGCGGATGGGAGCCAGCTCGTGGAAAGCCCGGCCGGCGCGAGCGGCCAGAAGGTGGATGTTCTTCTCGCTGTAGCGATCGTCGGACAGGAGATCCTTGGAGGACGACCAGTTGTTGACGACTTCATGATCGTCCCACTGGAAGAAGGTCGGGACTTCCGCGTTGAACGCCTTGAGGTTCTCGTCCATGAGGTTGTATTTCCACTGGCCGCGATATTCGTCCAGCGTTTCGGCAACCTTGGATTTTTCTTCCGTGACGATGTTCTTCCAGACGGTGCCGTCCTTGAGCTCGACGGTTTCCTTCATCGGGCCATCGGCATAAATCGTGTCGCCGGAGTGGATGAAGAAGTCCGGCTGATGTTTTGCCATGGTGGCGTAGGTTTTCATGCCGCCGCGGTCGGTATCGATCCCCCAGCCCTGGCCGGCGGTATCGCCCGACCAGGCGAAACGAATGTTGCGGCGGGACGCCGGGGCAGTGCGGAAGCGGCCGGTCATCGGCTCGGATACGGCATTGACGTCGTTCAGGTCGGCAAAGGCGACGCGATAGAAGACATCCTGATCGGACGGCAGGTTCTCAAGCA includes these proteins:
- a CDS encoding MarR family winged helix-turn-helix transcriptional regulator → MGVPTPNVGVTMLVVDLARLLRRNFEAELSKVDTGLTAGEARTLFYVWRLPGQRQAVLADAMYVEPMTLVGYLDTLEKAGLIRRCQDPNDRRAKIIELTPSADPLLEKIGTALQEVRSRALEDIPADQRQILESLLQTMKDSLLQEVSKGKQK
- a CDS encoding alkaline phosphatase D family protein; translation: MSSNVSRRNFLKSSVATGLVLASPLAMPGLSRAASRPQITHGLQSGDVDANSGMIWARSDRPAQMLVEIDTTGTFETPRRLAPINALPDSDFAVKRLLENLPSDQDVFYRVAFADLNDVNAVSEPMTGRFRTAPASRRNIRFAWSGDTAGQGWGIDTDRGGMKTYATMAKHQPDFFIHSGDTIYADGPMKETVELKDGTVWKNIVTEEKSKVAETLDEYRGQWKYNLMDENLKAFNAEVPTFFQWDDHEVVNNWSSSKDLLSDDRYSEKNIHLLAARAGRAFHELAPIRYTPAEPGRVYRKIAYGPLLDVFFLDLRSYRGPNGASMEDTMTPASRILGAEQLAWLKRELLNSNATWKVIACDMPIGLIVWDNWKDQAGAEAVANGDHGAPKGRELEFADLLRFIKTADIDNIVWLTADVHYTAAHYYNPDKAQFQDFKPFWEFVSGPIHAGTFGPNDLDMTFGPELKYIKAPTAEQGANLPPSMGLQFFGLVDIDGQSEQLTVRLMDRDDVELHTVTLDPVRKA
- a CDS encoding multidrug effflux MFS transporter, producing MTADSSIMSARRTSLLGAGLVAIGPISMALYTPAMPALVEAFGTTDSAVKLTLTAYFAGFAVTQLVCGPLTDAFGRKPVTIAFLVLYLVSSVLATFAPTVEFMVFARALQGVGAAVGIAVSRAIVRDQFTGQASARIMNTIAMMLALGPAISPTIGGIVLELFGWQEVFWCMVIYGALLMVAVLVFQVETNPQPGKHHLNPRQLAINYGTLLKDPRFLAPSLLIGFGLGNLYALATVLPFILIYEVGLTPSAFGLTMIIQSGSFISGTILTGRLLRFFEARKLVPYGLSLWVVASTLMCYVTLTHEPTILTVMGPVALFTFALALVLPASFTESMAPFPHIAGSASSMLGFLQFGGGIVASLAIAALGEPILGLAFILPGMPIAGIILFLILRSQIRQPAAAE